GACCTCGTGGACGGGCAGCTCATCAGTGGCAGCGCTGGTGGTCTCGGTGCTGTTCTCATTGGTTGCGGTGCTCATTGGCCTACCTTCTTAGGACGGTCTGGCGGCCCCGCGCTAACGGTGCCTGCCCCTACGGATACGGTATGGGCTATAGCTACATGCTACGCGGGGCGCACCTGTAGCTCTAACTCCTGACGTAACCATGGGAGAGCCGCTCTTGTTCCCGCGGAGCCTGTCCTCGAGCGCTGATTGCTAGAGCCCGCCGCTGTTTAACCGGGCCAGCAGCAGCGCTTCGGCGAGGATGGCTTTCCGGAAGTCACCAAGATGCAGGGACTCGTTGGCGCTGTGTGCGCGCGAGTCCGGGTCCTCCACACCGGTCACCAGGATCTGGACTTCCGGGTATAGCTCCGTGAGGTCGGCGATGAACGGAATGGAACCGCCGATTCCTGTCTCCACTGCCGGCACGCCCCACGCCTCTCCCAACGCCCACATCGCTATGGCTGCAGCCGCTGAGGAAGTGTCCGTCTGGAACGGGTTGCCGCTCTCCCCCGGCGTGAAGGTGACCTTCGCACCGAACGGAGCGTTGGCCTCAACGTGCTTGCGGACTGCCTCCATCGCTTCTTCGGGCGCCTGCCCGGGTGCCAACCGCAGGCTGAACTTGGCCCGCGCCTTGGGCAGCAGCGTATTGGATGCCACATCCACGGCCGGTGCGTCAAAACCGATGATTGACAGCGCGGGCTTGGTCCAGAGCCGCGACGCGATACTGCCCGTGCCGGCCAGGCGGACACCGTCGAGCACTGAGGCATCGGCCCGGTAATCGGCCTCGGGGAAATCCACTGAGGTGGTATCGGAGGCGACGAGCCCCGCGATGGCGACGTTGCCGTCGTCGTCATGGAGGGTGGCGATCAGGCGCGCGAGCAGCGTGGGGGCATCCAGCACCGGGCCACCAAACATCCCTGAGTGCACGGCGTGCTCCAGGACCTGGACTTCGATGGTCCCGTCCACAAGCCCCCGGAGGCTCGTTGTCAGGGCGGGAACACCCACCTTCCAGTTGCTGGAATCGGCGACGACGATGACGTCGGCACGGAGCAGTTCCCGGTTTGCCTCCAGGAAAGGCCGGAAGGTGGGAGA
This genomic interval from Arthrobacter sp. SLBN-100 contains the following:
- a CDS encoding dipeptidase, encoding MTSPSQATPDSIAGARPAGSGAGPGREDLRAAIDRTFEQTLARLKELVAIPGIAWPSFDRSPLERSAEAVAVLLRDSGLEDVRILGCDKPDGTPGGPAVVARRPAFEGKPTILLYAHHDVQPAGDESLWDTEPFTAVEKDGRLYGRGAADDKAGIMAHIAAYAAVAEVLGAGLGLGVTFFIEGEEEAGSPTFRPFLEANRELLRADVIVVADSSNWKVGVPALTTSLRGLVDGTIEVQVLEHAVHSGMFGGPVLDAPTLLARLIATLHDDDGNVAIAGLVASDTTSVDFPEADYRADASVLDGVRLAGTGSIASRLWTKPALSIIGFDAPAVDVASNTLLPKARAKFSLRLAPGQAPEEAMEAVRKHVEANAPFGAKVTFTPGESGNPFQTDTSSAAAAIAMWALGEAWGVPAVETGIGGSIPFIADLTELYPEVQILVTGVEDPDSRAHSANESLHLGDFRKAILAEALLLARLNSGGL